In one Rutidosis leptorrhynchoides isolate AG116_Rl617_1_P2 chromosome 8, CSIRO_AGI_Rlap_v1, whole genome shotgun sequence genomic region, the following are encoded:
- the LOC139864176 gene encoding uncharacterized protein — MKLLNYYEMIFGLKVNFTKSCLHGVGVPTNSGNEMAKITGCSVGSLPFTYPGIPIGCEMNKSKEWELVVEKFKYKLSDLKAKTTLYGGRITLIKSVLSSLLLYAFSLFRTPSCVINMLEVVKQWKDLWIRNQQLCERFGRVFRLDADANAIVAARLTKLNDSWAFSWDWCREPRYRSLTELLTLKELLTGFKYNDKEKDTWA, encoded by the exons ATGAAACTCTTAAACTATTACGAGATGATTTTTGGTTTAAAAGTTAACTTCACGAAGAGCTGTTTACACGGTGTTGGTGTTCCTACCAATTCGGGAAATGAGATGGCGAAAATAACTGGGTGTAGTGTTGGATCACTTCCTTTCACATACCCCGGTATTCCAATAGGATGTGAAATGAACAAGTCAAAGGAATGGGAACTGGTGGTAGAAAAATTCAAATATAAATTGTCGGATTTGAAGGCTAAGACAACATTATATGGGGGTCGTATCACTCTTATAAAGTCAGTTCTTAGTAGTCTACTGTTGTACGCTTTCTCCTTATTCCGCACTCCATCATGTGTCATTAACATGCTCGAAG TGGTTAAGCAATGGAAGGACTTATGGATTAGAAACCAACAATTATGTGAACGATTTGGAAGAGTTTTCAGGTTAGATGCGGATGCAAATGCAATTGTTGCTGCTCGATTAACAAAACTCAATGATTCGTGGGCTTTTTCATGGGACTGGTGCAGGGAACCTAGGTACCGCTCATTAACCGAATTACTCACCTTAAAAGAACTACTCACAGGCTTCAAATATAATGACAAGGAAAAGGACACGTGGGCTTGA